The DNA sequence AAGCGCCCGCGCTTGCCGGAGATGGCCGAGCGCTTCACCGCGACGCCCCAGTGCCTCCGCGGCCAGGCCCGCGAGGTAGTGGGCTTCGGGGCTCTGGGGGCTGCGGGTGAGCGCCCGCTGAGCCAGGTCCAAACCTGCGGCGGGATTGCCGCTCTTCGTGGACGCCACGCTGGCCCCGAGCAGCGCGGGCACGTGGCCAG is a window from the Candidatus Methylomirabilota bacterium genome containing:
- a CDS encoding tetratricopeptide repeat protein; the protein is MGAGYFDRDVLEDALANFQRALELEPGHVPALLGASVASTKSGNPAAGLDLAQRALTRSPQSPEAHYLAGLAAEALGRRGEALGHLRQARALQPQQREYQAALERVMSSGR